The Medicago truncatula cultivar Jemalong A17 chromosome 7, MtrunA17r5.0-ANR, whole genome shotgun sequence genome includes the window TCTTGATCTTACTCAAATATCTTGGTCAAATAAGTACATCACTTAAACTGGATAGAAGTACGCCTACACAAACTTTACACAAACTCAGTTCAAGTACAACATGTAAATTATGAGTTCAGGGGCGGAACCACCACCCGGCGACCCCGGGCATTTGCCTGGGCTCaatcaatattttctttatatttttcccAACTAAATAGCCCATTAacccacttaaaaaaaatacaaaattgggCAAACTCAATATTTTCACACGCGCACGCACAAGAATTTATGGCTCTATAAATTTTGCCCAAACTCTATAAAATTCCTGGCTCCGCGGCTGATTGAGTTCACATAAGTACATTACACAAACTCAATTCAAGTATGCTTactcaaactcaattcaaaTATGTTTACACACACTCAGTTCAAGTACAACATGTACATTATAGATTTCGCCAAAATCGTTCTTCTTTCGATAATATATTTCTGAGTTTATTGGAAATGCTATGTCtgtgtaaattaattttacacaTACATCCAATATGAATCATTACTTATCCATGTCATACCATTACAATAGTGtgtatttttttagtaaacCTGAATTTATTAGTGGTTTGTGAACCTGTACTGTATTTCTACCTCTCCTCACCTCCCAGAACACTTCAATGATCTTCCTTTGCAAACTGCAAAGTATAGTCCTCAcaatttattgataaataaacCTACAAAAGAATttcatattaaataatttatagacAAGGGTTCATTATTATGGAATTGCTTAGGTAAGGGTTCATTATCACTCCTACTTCTCAATGTTTTTCAATTAGAACTCGTCGTTCTTTAAACGTGCAGCAACTTTCCGCATCCTTTCTATGCAAAAAAGCATAAAACTactaaaatactaattaaatactTCTTGTTGTAGGTCATTAATTTTATACTGTGTTGTCTTAAGATGTAGTAATCATGTTCTTAGTCTATAAAACCTCGACACAAACACCCAAAACGACACCAACACTAACTCTGACATGTAgacatcaataataattttagaaaaagatGTGATGACATCATAAGTGTCAGTGTCATGTCGGTGTCGACACCAACACGTATCAGATACAAATcataaagtaaaatttatattgatGGGAATAAAAGAGGACATCCATCAAAATCATTTCCACTGTAGTAGATAAGGGAGGAATTTGGACAGGCCAAAGATTTGTTACTTGCACTACAAGCTTTCAAGTAAATGCAAGAAAACTGATGATAATTTCAATGATAATGTTGGGAATAAATGTTCTTTGTATAAGTTTCATACTAAAAGATCAAATCAAACTGAACAAACTTTTGTTAATGAAAGGTAAGGCAATGATGATACAATGCATAGAAAGCAACAAGAAAAGGACcttaacaaaaatattacaGAAAAGCTTGGAACATTATTTAGCTATGGAAGGGAAACatgaaaaatcccaataaatagaagtctaataaaaaaaagggtcTTCTTAACGAGTGTCCTTAAGACACTCTTTAAGGTTTctcaattaagaaattattctttGAAAAAACTCACCATTTCAATTTCCGATatattgaatgcacaattttccataaaaatttactatttaaagtccttaaagagtgtccttaGGGTACTCGCtaacatttccctaaaaaaaagtacacCAATAAAAAAACTGACTAATCACTTAGCAACAATGAAAATATTATGATGCATAATTTATTGGCAAACATGAATATTatcaagagtcttccaatgttAATTGAGCTGAATTAAATGCTTGGATGCTTCAAATTAGTCCTAATTATCTATgcaactaaataattttttcattacatcaagaaaattaaatgattttaGCTTATAACTGAATCCGAACGGAGTATCGATTAGGCaaaattatgagtaaaaaaGTTAGCAGGTACTTCTGCtactttatttatatataaaaaaggcATCAGCAGAGAAAGATAATGTAGCCATACCAATATGCCGGTTACCGTAAGTGTTGAGACTGCTCCCACATCATGAACCTGTTACTCACACAAGGATATCAATTTTACATAAAGATTAGGAATAAAACTTGAAGTTGTAATGTTCTTAGTGAGGATGTACCTTGAGATAGAATGCAACTGCAGTAAATATACATACTGTAACCAATCCTGATCTCCAGATACCTAATtgaaataacaatatatatgaGTATCATACATGAAGCGGAGATaagcaaatgaaaataaaagtaagTTCCTTGTGCTTTGAATTTACCAAAAGTGCAATTCCAATCAAATGTGCAGGATAGTTGGATATTGGGCAATCatgtgtaaattttttttttttttttaaagaagttatgTGTAAAGTAATTATAGACAAagtatactaattaaattaaggcttaatacatgctttggtcccttaacttatttttgaattccattttggtcctttaactttaaaccgtctcaatttggtcccataattttACCTCCGTTTACTtaagtggtcccttctgttagttttttttaacataagggaccacttaggtaaacggaggtaaagttgtgggaccaaattgagacagtttaaagttaagggaccaaaatgaaattcaaaaataaatgttaataaatgttgtaattttaaacttatttctggttttttttttattgtgataattaattagctttgaaattttaatatacttATGATAAGAATAAGTAACTAGAGATAAAGATATCACTTCTGCTTCAGGATTTGCATGTGCATATAATATAATCTATGAAACACTAACATAGACACAAAATATTGATGCAGGCACATATCAACACGATTAATAActcgagaaaaaaaaataatttattgaataaaaacatatattttgatttgttggaAACTGAACAACCTTTCAATCTGAAGTATTATATGTTACATAGTATATAACAAATCATTTGCTTCTTAAttattgtatataaaaaaaaaaaagcttaatacatgctttgatcccttaactttaaaccgtctcaatttggtcccataactttgcCTCCGTTTACTtaagtggtcccttctgttacCACTTAAGTAAACGGAGgcaaagttatgggaccaaattgagacggtttaaagttggaccaaaatgaaattcaaaaataagttaagggaccaaagtatgtattaagccttaaactaatattatatttgtttttttaggagaattattagttatttttaaatagattgtaaggaagttttttttttttttgttacaatgatAAAGgcaagaggaaaaaaaaagaacaaacagAACTATTCCCTAAGCAATATAATGTGCCAGTACTTCTCAGGAGATTGTAAGGAATATGTGACTTAGTTGTACCAAAAAACAgttgactttattatttttaaatatatatgaaatcttcctcacaaaaatatatatttgaaatcattcaaatattaatgagtttgttatatttttttttagattatgatgaatatttgttataaattaagtctttttttttttttttgtaacaaaaaaaaatagtttttatttggAGTTTGTTatatcttatatatttttttacggaAACTAAGAaagattttgttaaaaaatatggatACAAAAACGCCtataaataagagaaaaacGCTTCAAAGTTTTGATCAGTCTCACAATTTTCTACTAATCAAGAAAAAAGTTAGGGTTAGCGATTTCACACCTTTTCTCGATAACCATGTCTTCAACCACCAAGAAGATCACTCTCAAGAGTTCCGACAACGAAACCTTTGAGGTTCCTGAGGCTGTGGCACTTGAATTGCAGACAATCAAGCACATGATCAAGGACGATTGCACGGACAACGGAATCCTAGTTCCTAACGTGACCGGTCAGATATTGGCGAAGGTGATTGAATACTGTAAGAAGCATATCGATGCCGCGAGTTCCGATGAAAAACCTTCAGAAGATGATCTTAAGAATTGGGATGCTGAATTTGTGAAGGTTCATCAGACTACGCTTTTCGATCTCATTCTTGCTGCAAATGACTTGAATATCAAGAGTCTATTGGATCTTACCTGCCAGTATGTGGCGGACATGATCAAAGGGAAGACACCGGAGGAAATTCGAAAGACTTTtaatatcaagaatgatttcaCTCcggaggaagaggaagaagttCGTAGGGAAAATCAATGGGCagttgaatgaatgaaatttggCTATTTGGATTTATCATgcttttatgtttctttttgttttgtttacctttctgtTTATTTATTCATGCTGCTTGGTAGTGAATGGACTATGTTCACTTGATAGATGACACTAGTCTAGGATGTGTTCTCTTCTAGTTTGTGTTTCTGCTTTTTTTTAGTGACTTTCTAGTCTAGGATATGTTTCTTCTTGTTTGACCTTCACTAAATTTTCTATTCTTTATTGAATTTCTTTATAAATCAAGTGTAGTCTGACCTTCACTAAAGTTTCTATTCTTTATAGAATTATTAGGTGAAACACCTCTCGATGATTTAACAAGTTAGTCatctaagtttttttgttttgttttgcaaCAAGTTgataagtaataaaatatgttcatcattaatatttttcatcaaactcacttaaaaattgtttaatgcTAAGTTAGTGTATCTAAATTCATTGATCTCAAAATTAGGatttatatatgtattattcACTCttgatttaaaaagaaatttatcaatttcttaatttataaCTTTGTTCATAAAAAGCAACAAGAAAAGGACcttaacaaaaatattacaGAAAAGCTTGGAACATTATTTAGCTATGGAAGGGAAACatgaaaaatcccaataaatagaaatctaataaaaaaaagggtcTTGTTAAGGAGTGTCCTTAGGGCACTCTTTAAGGTTTctcaattaataaattattctttGAAAAATCTCACTATTTGAATTTCCGAtgcattgaatgcacaattttccataaatatttactatttaaaaaGAGTgccgttaacatttccctaaaaaCAAAGTACACCAATAAAAAAACTGACTAATCACTTGGCAACAATGAAAATATTATGATGCATAATTTATTGGCAAACATGAATATAatcaagagtcttccaatgttAATTGAGCTGAATTAAATGCTTGGATGCTTCAAATTAGTCCTAATTATCTATGCAACTAAATATGCATAGTCAGATCAGATAGTCTTCTATGTGCAAACTCAAAAAAGCCAACAAGTTAGCTTGAGATAATTAaatgtaaaatttaaattttagcaTGAGCATATCCTTTTCAATTACTACTTTGGTCTTAAATATAAGCCTAAAATAAGTCTTATTTTATGGTTCTCTAACTAATACTATCCTATTTAATGCTAgtcattattttcaaaatacccTTCAATGAAATAAGTTCttatacaaaattaaatgaaaagaaagggtattggggaaataaaaataattttttcattacatcaagaaaattaaatgattttaGCTTATAATTGAATCCGAACGGAGTATCTGTTAGGCaaaattatgagtaaaaaaGTTAGCAGGTCCTTCTgctactttatttatttatttttgaaatagcCAAATTTATTAAAAGGGCTTAAAACCATGCACTAGCAATGCGGAACAAACACCAACCAAGAAAAAACTGGGAGGAACCCCAAAAACGCCCAGAAACACTAAAAACCACGCTGCAAGAACACACACAGCGCTGCAATAACAGACGCGCACTACAGAAAAGCTGCCTGCCCGCAACAGGTATGCACTTTAGCAGCAAACGCTCAAATCGCCAGGCAGAAAACTGTTGCTGCAGCAGCAGCACAGTAGAAGCCGCAACAGAAAACCAGCCACTAATAAGTATGTTAGAAAACCAGAAATATATTGTAACTGAAAGATTATTTGGTCATTAGACATGATTATGTATTATATCAAGAGGTTATTCAACATTAGTTTGAGGGAAGGTTTTTCCATTCTTTATGAAACCACAGTTAGGGGGGAAATGCATTATACTATTAAGGCTGCTTTTTAGAGTATATTTCATGAATCAACGacattaagaaaacaaatacgaattataaacaaaatcatGGCTAGTGAATTCAATCATCAATATTGAAGCTAACAGACTATAAAAAAACATGGCTAGTTATGCAATGTAATCATCAACTTTCATCCTTTGTTATTCCAATTTCTACCAAACACTACACAAACCGCAGACTTCCTACGCGTTAATGGCTGCCTGTAATTGTTCAAGGCTTTTACCTTTGGTTTCTGGAACTACTGCAACTATAAATAATATAGCCGGTGCATTGATTGCAACGTAGAGAACGAAAGTACCAGAAAATCATAAATACAAGTATACTTTCATGTTCTAGAGGTTTCTTGAACTAAATGGGAAAATGATGATCATATAATAATGCTGATCAGTGATCATTAGtcttttaaatgaaataaagctGAAAAATAATGTATTAGTATTTACCATAGGAGCTCCAACTCATGAGAAAGTTGAAAGTATAGGAGCAT containing:
- the LOC11445600 gene encoding SKP1-like protein 1B, with translation MSSTTKKITLKSSDNETFEVPEAVALELQTIKHMIKDDCTDNGILVPNVTGQILAKVIEYCKKHIDAASSDEKPSEDDLKNWDAEFVKVHQTTLFDLILAANDLNIKSLLDLTCQYVADMIKGKTPEEIRKTFNIKNDFTPEEEEEVRRENQWAVE